A stretch of Triticum aestivum cultivar Chinese Spring chromosome 1D, IWGSC CS RefSeq v2.1, whole genome shotgun sequence DNA encodes these proteins:
- the LOC123180071 gene encoding nudix hydrolase 9: MAAAASANPGTAYKLLLSCPEGLPRSRVCVRFDPSFDRIPHPDASLEESIGEIWNQRLQQNPSLYNGTKFRYGGHALHRSDESNHEYCVSLHLGLTDYRTFVGTNLSPLWEKFLVPSQDDSVCCQHMSNPLGNGAIVETSDEKIIVLQRSNNVGESPGHYVFPGGHSEPQEVGILAHQNDEKDVAGLTERISDEMFDGIIREVVEETGVPASSLTEPILIGVSRRETNVRPAAFFYMRCNIDSSAITELYARAQDGYESTKIYAVSVKDLRDMSQRLPGCHLGGFALYELMRNASESL, from the exons ATGGCCGCCGCCGCGTCAGCAAACCCCGGCACAGCGTACAAGCTCCTCCTCTCCTGCCCCGAAGGCCTCCCTCGATCCcga GTTTGTGTGAGGTTTGATCCGTCCTTCGACCGGATCCCCCACCCGGACGCATCCCTGGAGGAGTCTATAGGCGAG ATATGGAATCAAAGGCTCCAGCAGAACCCATCGCTGTACAACGGAACGAAATTTCGG TATGGAGGGCATGCCTTGCACCGCAGTGATGAGTCAAATCATGAGTACTGTGTCTCACTTCATTTGGGACTCACAGATTATAG GACATTTGTTGGAACAAATCTCAGTCCACTGTGGGAGAAATTTTTGGTCCCCTCTCAAG ATGACTCTGTGTGTTGCCAACACATGTCAAATCCACTGGGAAATGGTGCAATCGTTGAAACATCTGATGAAAAAATTATTGTATTGCAAAGGAGCAACAATGTCGGCGAGTCTCCTGGACACTATGTTTTTCCTGGAGGACATTCTGAG CCACAAGAAGTTGGAATCTTGGCTCATCAAAATGACGAAAAAGATGTTGCTGGTCTCACTGAAAGAATTTCTGATGAAATGTTTGATGGAATCATCCGTGAAGTAGTTGAGGAAACCGGAGTTCCTGCTAGTTCACTG ACAGAACCCATTCTCATTGGAGTTTCTCGACGAGAAACGAATGTTAGGCCAGCAGCATTCTTTTATATGAGATGTAACATTGATTCCAGCGCCATAACTGAGCTTTATGCTAGAGCTCAAGATGGTTATGAATCCACTAAGATCTATGCAGTATCGGTG AAAGACTTACGAGATATGAGCCAGCGGTTGCCTGGTTGCCACCTAGGGGGTTTTGCTCTGTATGAACTTATGAGGAACGCTTCGGAAAGTTTGTGA